Proteins from a single region of Pseudodesulfovibrio portus:
- a CDS encoding phosphatidylserine decarboxylase family protein produces the protein MLKPSVGVALEGLPYIIIAAFTTLIFAVMGWWFLALVGLGLTAFIGHFFRDPERVGPEDAEAVSSPADGKVIKVSREADPVSGEMRQVIAIFMNVFNVHVNRMPVSGKVELIRYIPGKFVNASFDKASTDNERSVMVVTGKGNQRFTVVQIAGLIARRIVSWAEPGDKLKRGERFGMIKFGSRVDLYMPDGYVPTVSVGQKVVAGETPLATKRQG, from the coding sequence ATGTTGAAGCCGTCAGTCGGCGTGGCCCTGGAAGGGCTGCCCTATATCATCATCGCAGCGTTCACCACTCTCATTTTCGCCGTCATGGGCTGGTGGTTCTTGGCCCTGGTCGGCCTGGGCCTGACCGCGTTCATCGGCCACTTCTTCCGTGATCCCGAGCGGGTCGGTCCCGAGGACGCCGAAGCGGTTTCCTCGCCCGCCGACGGCAAGGTCATCAAGGTTTCCCGAGAGGCAGACCCCGTGTCCGGCGAGATGCGCCAGGTCATCGCCATCTTCATGAACGTCTTCAACGTGCACGTGAACCGCATGCCGGTTTCGGGAAAGGTCGAGCTGATCCGCTACATTCCCGGCAAGTTCGTCAACGCCTCCTTCGACAAGGCGAGCACGGACAACGAGCGTTCCGTCATGGTTGTTACCGGCAAGGGAAACCAGCGTTTCACCGTTGTCCAGATCGCGGGGCTCATCGCCCGCCGCATCGTTTCCTGGGCCGAGCCCGGCGACAAGCTCAAGCGCGGTGAGCGGTTCGGCATGATTAAGTTCGGATCGAGAGTTGACCTTTACATGCCGGATGGCTATGTACCAACTGTCAGCGTCGGCCAGAAGGTCGTCGCGGGCGAAACGCCTCTGGCCACCAAGCGCCAGGGATAA
- a CDS encoding DMT family transporter — translation MTWFLFSLGAALMMASTSAWMKRFFSDVSPWEMGVIPFFYCVPLCGIALLFIDIPEIGPGFFPAMSWLLPVNLIAIILHFRAIHISPLSLTIPFLSFTPVFVIFTGNFVLGESLAPLGIVGVLLVVVGGYVINLDATRHGFLGPIKAIWREPGSVMMLAVAALYSLCSVGGKLLILNSSPLFAAMFLYALYGICLTAVLVGVGKARLSTIVRRPLLGMGAGIIIFLEVICHNLAISLVAAAYMVTIKRMAGIFSVIYGKLLFDEKGLRYRLLGTSVMTAGAAVIALYG, via the coding sequence ATGACGTGGTTCCTGTTCTCCCTGGGCGCGGCCCTGATGATGGCCTCCACTTCGGCCTGGATGAAACGGTTCTTTTCCGATGTTTCACCCTGGGAGATGGGCGTCATCCCCTTTTTCTACTGCGTACCCCTGTGCGGGATCGCCCTGCTCTTCATCGACATCCCGGAGATCGGACCGGGATTCTTCCCGGCCATGTCGTGGCTGTTGCCGGTGAACCTCATCGCCATTATCCTGCATTTCCGGGCCATCCACATCTCACCGCTGTCCCTGACCATTCCCTTCCTGAGCTTCACGCCGGTCTTCGTCATCTTCACCGGCAACTTCGTGCTGGGCGAAAGCCTTGCGCCCCTGGGCATCGTCGGCGTGCTGCTGGTCGTCGTGGGCGGTTACGTCATCAACCTGGACGCCACCCGGCACGGGTTCCTCGGCCCGATCAAGGCCATCTGGCGCGAACCCGGTTCGGTCATGATGCTGGCGGTGGCCGCCCTGTACAGCCTCTGCTCGGTGGGCGGCAAGCTCCTGATCCTCAACTCCTCGCCCCTGTTCGCGGCCATGTTCCTCTACGCACTGTATGGAATCTGCCTGACCGCCGTCCTGGTGGGCGTGGGCAAGGCCAGGCTCTCCACCATCGTCCGCCGCCCGCTGCTGGGGATGGGGGCAGGGATCATCATATTCCTGGAAGTCATCTGCCACAACCTGGCCATCTCCCTGGTCGCCGCCGCGTACATGGTGACCATCAAGCGCATGGCGGGTATCTTCTCGGTAATATACGGCAAGCTGCTGTTCGATGAAAAAGGCCTCCGCTACCGCCTGCTCGGCACGTCCGTCATGACCGCCGGGGCAGCGGTCATCGCCCTGTACGGATAA
- a CDS encoding 2-isopropylmalate synthase: MADRVYVFDTTLRDGEQSPGATMNLDEKIRMAKQLETLGVDVIEAGFPIASQGDFEAVQAIARAVDKVQVAGLCRAVVGDIDRCWEAVKDAKNPRIHTFLATSEIHMQHKLGKTAEEVIVMIDKAVRHARQYTDNVEFSAEDASRSDWDFLVRVTEVAIEAGATVVNIPDTVGYTQPFEYYDLIKYLKDNVKNVDKAILSVHCHNDLGSAVANSLAAVRAGARQVECTVLGIGERAGNAALEDLVMAINTRKELYDVETGINTEQIYPSCRRLSQIIGMPIPPNKAIVGANAFAHESGVHQDGVLKNRLTYEIMTPESIGRTSNDIVIGKHSGSHAVKNKAEELGYTLDGEQVQVLFKAVKDLADRKEQIYDEDVEALILESVYRRRDKFRLVDMSVFSGAGDVPPHAATIMEFGAEGEAETRKTSKFGEGSIDAVFQSIYSLVGTSPKLEYYSVNAVTEGSDALAGVSVRISHGGTKAVGRANDADVVRASALAMVNALNRLEKAKEEK, from the coding sequence ATGGCAGATCGAGTTTACGTATTTGACACCACCTTGCGTGACGGCGAACAGTCTCCCGGCGCGACCATGAACCTGGACGAGAAAATCCGCATGGCCAAACAGCTGGAAACCCTGGGCGTGGACGTCATCGAGGCAGGTTTTCCCATCGCCAGCCAGGGCGATTTCGAGGCCGTGCAGGCCATTGCCAGGGCCGTGGACAAGGTCCAGGTGGCCGGGCTGTGCCGGGCGGTGGTCGGAGACATCGACCGCTGCTGGGAGGCCGTCAAGGACGCGAAGAACCCGCGCATCCATACGTTCCTGGCCACCAGTGAAATCCACATGCAGCACAAGCTGGGCAAAACCGCCGAAGAGGTCATCGTCATGATCGACAAGGCCGTGCGGCACGCCCGGCAGTATACGGACAACGTGGAGTTCTCCGCCGAGGACGCCTCCCGGTCCGACTGGGACTTCCTGGTCCGGGTCACCGAAGTGGCCATCGAGGCCGGGGCCACAGTGGTCAACATCCCCGATACCGTGGGGTACACCCAGCCCTTCGAATACTACGATCTGATCAAATACCTGAAGGACAACGTCAAGAACGTGGACAAGGCGATCCTTTCAGTTCACTGCCATAACGATCTCGGTTCCGCCGTGGCCAACTCCCTGGCAGCCGTCAGGGCGGGGGCGCGCCAGGTGGAGTGCACCGTGCTCGGCATCGGCGAGCGCGCGGGCAACGCGGCCCTGGAAGACCTAGTCATGGCCATCAACACCCGCAAGGAACTGTACGACGTGGAGACGGGCATCAACACCGAGCAGATTTATCCCTCCTGCCGACGCCTCTCCCAGATCATCGGCATGCCCATCCCGCCCAACAAGGCCATTGTGGGCGCCAATGCATTTGCCCACGAATCGGGCGTCCATCAGGACGGCGTACTCAAGAACCGGTTGACCTACGAGATCATGACCCCCGAATCCATCGGGCGGACCTCCAACGACATCGTCATCGGCAAGCACTCCGGATCCCATGCGGTCAAGAACAAGGCCGAGGAACTGGGATACACCCTCGATGGAGAACAGGTCCAGGTGCTGTTCAAGGCGGTCAAGGATTTGGCCGACAGGAAGGAACAGATTTACGACGAAGACGTGGAGGCCCTGATCCTGGAGTCCGTGTACCGGCGCAGGGACAAGTTCCGCCTGGTGGACATGTCCGTGTTCTCCGGGGCCGGCGACGTGCCCCCGCACGCGGCCACGATCATGGAATTTGGTGCCGAGGGCGAGGCCGAGACCCGAAAAACCAGCAAATTCGGTGAAGGTTCCATTGACGCGGTGTTCCAGTCCATTTACTCATTGGTGGGCACATCGCCGAAACTCGAATATTATTCGGTCAACGCCGTTACCGAAGGCTCCGACGCCCTGGCAGGCGTCTCCGTGCGCATCAGTCACGGCGGCACCAAGGCCGTGGGCCGTGCCAACGATGCCGATGTTGTCAGGGCCAGCGCCCT
- the pssA gene encoding CDP-diacylglycerol--serine O-phosphatidyltransferase — translation MEDRKLPRHKSVYLLPNLLTTASLFLGFLGLTWAIKGDYASCALCILGSCVFDGLDGKVARITRTTSEFGVQLDSLADLVAFGVVPAVMSYLWLLNDFGRLGLMAAFLFMACGALRLARFNVQAATGSKRHFVGLPIPAAACTLATLVLFTDFVPQEYMHSVISVGTLVLVYVLSFFMVSTVRFYSFKEISAFKAHPFSWMVTAILIFSLVASKPKVLGFIIFLGYLISGPVYTLVLLSRSNKRLYRDNSEEELG, via the coding sequence ATGGAAGATAGGAAATTGCCGCGCCACAAGAGCGTCTACCTCTTGCCGAACCTGCTGACCACGGCCAGCCTGTTTCTCGGTTTTCTCGGACTGACCTGGGCCATCAAGGGAGACTATGCCTCCTGCGCCCTGTGCATCCTGGGAAGCTGCGTGTTCGACGGCCTGGACGGCAAGGTTGCCCGCATTACCAGAACCACCAGCGAATTCGGCGTTCAGCTCGACTCCCTGGCGGATCTGGTGGCTTTCGGCGTGGTCCCGGCGGTCATGTCCTATCTCTGGCTCCTCAACGATTTCGGTCGGCTCGGCCTGATGGCCGCGTTCCTGTTCATGGCCTGCGGCGCGTTGCGCCTGGCCCGGTTCAACGTCCAGGCGGCCACCGGCTCCAAACGCCATTTTGTGGGCCTGCCCATTCCTGCGGCGGCCTGTACCCTGGCCACCCTGGTCCTGTTCACCGATTTCGTGCCCCAGGAGTACATGCACTCGGTGATCTCCGTGGGTACGCTGGTGCTCGTCTATGTGCTGTCGTTTTTTATGGTCAGCACCGTTCGTTTTTATTCCTTCAAGGAAATCAGCGCCTTCAAGGCCCATCCCTTCAGCTGGATGGTGACCGCGATCCTTATTTTCTCCCTGGTCGCGTCCAAGCCCAAGGTGCTGGGCTTCATCATTTTCCTGGGCTACCTCATTTCCGGCCCGGTCTACACCCTCGTCCTACTATCCCGCAGCAACAAGCGACTATACCGGGATAATTCCGAGGAAGAGCTAGGCTAG